The nucleotide sequence CAACAAAACAGGCtgttttagaattattttattaaacttgATGAATAATGAATTTACTACAATGTTATTGTTTACGGCCTCTAATGTATTGAACCTTTTTACTGGGAAAGAAACGTGCTTTACTGGGTCATTTAGTGGTCCAAGTTGGACCAATCTACATGATGGTGCAACTGCAAACTAAATACACCGTTAATGCATGCCAATGCTGCTTTAGTGGTGAAATAGATAGAGCCAAAAAATTTAGATATACTTGCcgacaaataaaaatgaaaaatttagttatataaattgtcaccgTTGGATTGTCCTTTTCAATTGAATCTTGAAGCTGTTCTTGTATGTATCTATTAAAGGGTAGATATTAGATCAAAGTTGTCGTGGTTCATTCTTACccataaatacaaatataatcATAAAACATGATACATTAAATATGAAGTATTTAAATTCCAGTTGCACTTAACATGTTTTTTGTGTGCAGTTCTTAGGGGAAGATCACTCTAATAATTCAGATTTTgattgcaaaataaataaacttttgatTCTCTAATAATCTAAAGTTTGATTgcgaaataaataaaatatgataaataatctAGAGTTTTATTGCAAAATAAAGAAACTCTAATTCCTCTAATATCTAGAGTTCGATTAcagtataaataaaatatgataaaaaattatgtcactgaaaaatcaaacttcaattctcTATTCATTCATTCTTTGGAGGAGCTCGTTAAAAAATTGAGGCCAGTCACTAAGCTTCTAATGCAATGATATATTTAAAGGCCACGCATATGGacgaaaaattaaaatattgtggTCCTAGCCAAAAAAGTTATTAATGCAAGGGcatatatttatttacccaTGTGTCCATCTTTCTGCTCTTTTTATTGAACTAATGCGTGTAGATTATCAACAATATTTTGTAGAAATTTTGAgtgtaaattacaaacaatattttatataactatttttatagattaaaattataagtattaataattgtgactttcaaatgtaacaaaccTAATAAACCATATTAATCTTTTTCAATGGcgacaataatataacaaatatataaaaattcttatttttttaataatatcaacaacttaacattattataggaaaaattaaactttatttaaagGTATAATTAGAATAACAAAAAAGCCAAtacaaaatctttcaaaaatcccttattctatatatatatatatatatagccagGGGCGGATGCATTCGAGGACTATGTGGGGCTAAAGCTCCACAtgaaatttccttttttttttaataataaataaaacacatGTTAAAAATAAGATCTTTTGAATGCTTTATCACTTATTAATgatatcaaaaaataattataagaaaTGAGGAATGATGAATGAGAAGGACTTATATTTAAAGTTTTGCAATAAGCATGATATTGATGTGCTTGATATGAATGCATTGTATGCGCAAAGGAAGTACTTTTCGTtgaaaaacacaaattatttattaaaaaattatatatttaatatgaaaTACACAAGTTACACGACAAACTTaccattttaaatttcttaacatgtgcaaattttcacatgatagaaaaaaactcttcttatttttaatataatttacattattattttttcaaaattttagtccCACGTATACTAAATGTCTGGATCCACCCctgtatttgaatttttataatgGATCACAAATATTTGAATTGTAGAGAATTATATATCCATCCTCTTCTTCATGATATCATTCAAAGagtaaaaatttgaatttataaGGTTATCtttcttccctaaaataaaaaaaggttatctttctttttttttttacaagaatttataagggagtaaatagtcaatttcccccctgaaattgtaagtttcatcaattaccctcctgaaattaacaaaacttcaattacccccctgaaatttcataacgttagtcaatttaccccctccgtcaaatttttctgttagtgaacatgacgttttgcaaatacccccctgaagttttgcacttatgtgcaaaatgccccccaaacttaaaaatttatattatttttttcttaaaaacaaacaattaatagttaaatattaaagctaactattaattttggagtttggaaaaactacatacatatatatatatatatatatacacacacacacacatcaaaatagggaaaaatgtgtatttttaaagtgacaataatggttatttctaatagacaaattattatttttagaggtttataaacaaattaataatcaaatttaaatttatattttctccttcaccatcttagtcttttaactccttgaacaatttgctcaaaccatttaaactacacaacccccaatattaatccacaaatcatcccattattgtcactttaaaaaatacacatttttccccattttggagcctattttgatgtatatatgcatgtagttttcccaaattccaaaattaatagttagttttaatatttaactattaattgtttttttttaagaaaaaaataatataaatttttaagtttggggggcattttgcacataagtacaaaacttcaggggggtatttgcaaaacgttatgttcactaacagaaaaatttgacggagggggtaaattgactaacgttgtgaaatttcagggggagtaattgaagttttgttaatttcaggagggtaattgatgaaacttacaatttcaggggggaaattgactatttactcatttataAGGTTatctataaatttttaaatgttgaaaTTCCGGCACACTAGCCACCAAATGTTGTTGAGATCAATATTTAAACATCGATctatataatttaaacaaaatcgCTCGATTCAGTGCAAAAGTCGTCTGAATTCATCCGAACCAAATGCGATTTTTTGCggttttggtttggattggtttgatTTGCGGTTTTGGTTTGGATTTATTACTCCTAACAGTTTTCTTAATATCcataatttttgtaaaaaaatcctATATTAAAGGGGACGGAGGAAGCACCTTTGTCTAAGTACAACTACCATGTTTGAGtatactacattttttttagcaattctcttcatcatattttacaatatatggagacacaacaaaaataaaattataccaAACTGGCCAATCATTGGCATGGTACCATCTGTTTTGCATAACCAatccaaaattcatgattttgtaACCTTAGCTTTGAAACATCATAGAGGTACTTTTCAGTTTAAAGGACCTTGGTTCACAAATATTGCCACATTTATCATCACTAGTGATCCCATGAATGTGAACCACATCCTCAGCAAAAAATTCAGTAACTATGGGAAAGGATCTGATTTCCTTGAGATTTTTGAAATTCTCGGTGTTGGTATTTTCAATTTGGATTCCAAGGAATGGGAACAAGAAAGGGCACTACTTCATTCATTGCTCAAAACCAAAAACTTTGAGATattctatcaacaaaacattcAAAAGAAACTAGAGAATTGCCTATTACCATTTCTTGATCATGCATCCAAAGAAGTAAAAGTACTTGATTTACAAGATGTTCTTGAGAGGTTTACCTTTGATATTtcttgcacttttttttttggattcgaTCCTAATTGCCTTCCTTACAAGTGCAATGAGTTATCAGATATTGCTTATGAAAAAGCTTTTAGTGTACTTGAGGATATGGTATTGCGTAGACACTATATTCCGAAATGTATTTGGAAGCTACAAAAGTGGCTACAAATTGGTCTAGAGAAGAAGGGCAAGGCAGCTAGAGAAAATCTTCACCAATTCTTGGAGAAATGTATAACTGATTACAAAGGAAATGAAGATGTAGATGAATCTCGTTATTGCCTGCTAAAAGAACTAATGAAGGAAAGATTGGGAAAGGGGGAAATGATCGATGAGAAGTATATCAGAGACACTGCGGTAAATCTCTTCGGTGCAGGAAATGGAACAATTAGTTCAGGTCTAAGTTGGTTCTTTTGGCTTGTTTCAACTCATCCTATTGGGGAAGCGAAAATTATTCAAGAGATCAAAGATAATTGTCTAACACAAGAGGAgaatttaatcaataatttaaaCGTGGAAAAGATTGATAAGCTTGTTTACCTTCATGGAGCCATATGTGAAACCTTGAGGCTATATCCTCCTCTGGCATTTCAGCACAAGTGCGCTATCAAATCTGATATACTACCTAGTGGAGAACATGTTGGTCCAAATACAAAGTTGATATATTCTTTGTATGCAATGGGAAGGATGCAACAAATATGGGGAGATGATTGCTTGGAATTTAAGCCTGAAAGATGGATATCAGCTAGAGGAGGGATTATAAATGTACCGTCTTACAAGTTCATAGCTTTCAATGCAGGTCCTAGAAGTTGTATTGGGAAAGATCTTAGCTTCGTTCAAATGAAAATGGTTGCAGCTTCTTTGTTATGGAAGTTTCGCATACAGGTGGTGGAAGGTCACCCTGTAACGCTGAGAACTTCTATTGTCGTTCGCATGAAACACGGCTTAAAGGTCGAAGTCAGTAAAAGATGCATTTGATATAACAAAGTTGTAAGTGTGATGCATGTTGTGTCTGTGTTGTTAACCTTTTTGTTGCTGTGTCTGTCCTAGTAAAATAATGTTATTGTCATTTGTCAAATTATACTATTTGTGTTGCTCTGTGTGTTACAACAAACGAATAAAATCCTCAATGTTTGGAATTGTGTATTTGTTAcgtgatatatttaattagttgttACGCCTTTGTTTCatgtttaaactattttttcacTTACGTGACACCAAAGTTTTAACCAGGGAAAAGTTTAAATTTCGAAAACTAACTTGTCTACTAACAACTAACATTGGTCTGtccaagtaaaaaaaaatacactggCATATAATAAAACTATTTTCTAACTCGTTAATACTATAAGCTATGAAACTCTTGCGCAAAATAAAACTTTAGTGACACAGGGTGACCATCACTACAAGAAATAACTGTATTTCTGGCTGTCATAAGCCGCTGGTAAGGCCAAAAAGCCGTCGAAAAGGAAGGAATTTTGGCGGCCTTCTAAGGATCAAGGACACACCGGATAAATGACATTCagaatttttttggtggttTCCTCCAATACTGCAAGAACATTACGAGGGCCGGGTTCATTGGTCCTATACAGATTGTTCGTGGATTAGGACTACCATAAAATTTTTCTAAATTGCATGATGTATTGCTCTAACTTTTTCTAATTGAGAAAGTATCATCCTTAGCTACGCACATCATTGAGCAAGAAACagttaatttaaaagaaaacttCAAGTTTAAAATACTTCTAGTTCAGCATATGGTTGACAAAAAGATTAAGGAACTTTGCAGTATTCAAATTCCATTAGTCAGATTTAGTTGGAACAAAGCTACCGGGGACACAACATCGGAAGAGAAGATGAAATGAGAGATCATCGTGTGATTAACCTCTTCAATTTTAGGAGGACAAGGGAAAAAAAAAGGCTTTTATGtatttagtccctgcaaataggattcatttaaaaattggtccttgtATTCCTTAATCCTGGCATTTTACCCTGCCAaaatttaatcacttaaaattttgtccctctccccacttaatcactgtcaCGTCACTAATTacaggggtatttttgtaattttacaTTTGTAATTACAGTGACATGACAATAATTAACTCGGttgagggaccaatttttatGTCATTAAATTTTGGTAGGGAAAAATGCTAGGATTAAGGAATACATggaccattttttaaatgattcatatttgcaaggactaaacacataaaagccaaaaaaaaattgtcaaaaacacaaaagccatttggaaaaaaaaagcaaacaaTTTGCTGGAAGGTAAAAAAATTGTCCTGGTAGAGTTCCATGGACAACGATTTTCTGATTCTGCTGTAGTAAGGtatgatattttttcaatttatttgtaACAACTCAAAAGCATTGT is from Medicago truncatula cultivar Jemalong A17 chromosome 1, MtrunA17r5.0-ANR, whole genome shotgun sequence and encodes:
- the LOC25482751 gene encoding alkane hydroxylase MAH1, which encodes MFEYTTFFLAILFIIFYNIWRHNKNKIIPNWPIIGMVPSVLHNQSKIHDFVTLALKHHRGTFQFKGPWFTNIATFIITSDPMNVNHILSKKFSNYGKGSDFLEIFEILGVGIFNLDSKEWEQERALLHSLLKTKNFEIFYQQNIQKKLENCLLPFLDHASKEVKVLDLQDVLERFTFDISCTFFFGFDPNCLPYKCNELSDIAYEKAFSVLEDMVLRRHYIPKCIWKLQKWLQIGLEKKGKAARENLHQFLEKCITDYKGNEDVDESRYCLLKELMKERLGKGEMIDEKYIRDTAVNLFGAGNGTISSGLSWFFWLVSTHPIGEAKIIQEIKDNCLTQEENLINNLNVEKIDKLVYLHGAICETLRLYPPLAFQHKCAIKSDILPSGEHVGPNTKLIYSLYAMGRMQQIWGDDCLEFKPERWISARGGIINVPSYKFIAFNAGPRSCIGKDLSFVQMKMVAASLLWKFRIQVVEGHPVTLRTSIVVRMKHGLKVEVSKRCI